A single genomic interval of Selenobaculum gibii harbors:
- a CDS encoding exonuclease SbcCD subunit D, with amino-acid sequence MRFIHTSDWHLGRLFHGQHLTNDQAYVLTQFCDLVEESKAQAVVIAGDIYDRAVPPTDAVELLDDTLAKLVLKAKVPVILIAGNHDSPERINFGSQLLAKQGLYVIGNLTKEILPICLEDRYGEVEFMPFPYAEPALVRAVFGEENLSDANAAMEFLIARSQRFLSAQSRKVAIAHAFIAGGMVSESERTLSVGGSSYVENRLFQPFHYTALGHLHNAQLAGGENIRYSGSLLKYSFDEATQKKGIQIVDMDKDGQVSVETIQLTPKHDVKIIEGDFYTILQNRNLHPSSNDYISVKLSNREPILDVFGQLSEIYPNLMQVERPTLMMDGAFSEKKIDHRKMSENDLFALFYEQVTGESITKEESKVFADNLEELMLVEREVKL; translated from the coding sequence ATGCGATTTATACATACATCGGATTGGCATCTTGGCAGGCTGTTTCATGGGCAGCATTTAACCAATGATCAAGCTTATGTTTTAACGCAATTTTGCGACTTGGTTGAAGAGAGTAAAGCGCAGGCAGTCGTTATTGCCGGGGATATTTATGATCGAGCAGTACCGCCAACGGATGCGGTAGAACTCTTGGATGATACATTAGCGAAACTGGTGCTAAAAGCAAAGGTTCCAGTGATTTTAATTGCTGGGAATCACGACAGTCCTGAACGGATTAATTTTGGCAGTCAATTGTTAGCGAAACAGGGGTTATATGTGATTGGCAATTTAACAAAGGAAATTCTGCCGATTTGTCTTGAAGATCGTTATGGGGAAGTTGAGTTTATGCCATTTCCTTATGCCGAACCGGCATTAGTAAGAGCGGTGTTTGGTGAAGAAAATTTAAGTGATGCGAATGCAGCGATGGAATTTTTGATTGCGCGCAGTCAACGATTTTTATCGGCGCAAAGTCGTAAGGTAGCGATTGCGCATGCCTTTATTGCCGGTGGAATGGTAAGTGAATCGGAACGGACCTTATCGGTTGGAGGAAGCTCTTATGTTGAAAACAGATTATTTCAGCCATTTCATTATACTGCGTTGGGTCATTTACATAATGCACAGTTGGCAGGTGGAGAAAATATTCGCTATAGCGGGTCATTATTAAAATACTCTTTTGATGAAGCAACACAGAAAAAGGGAATTCAGATTGTCGATATGGACAAAGATGGACAAGTTTCGGTGGAAACGATTCAGCTTACACCGAAACACGATGTCAAAATTATTGAGGGGGATTTTTATACGATATTGCAGAATCGCAATCTACATCCTTCCAGTAATGACTATATTAGTGTCAAGCTTAGCAACCGTGAGCCTATTTTAGATGTATTTGGTCAATTGAGTGAGATTTATCCAAATCTGATGCAAGTTGAGCGACCAACGCTCATGATGGATGGTGCATTCAGCGAGAAAAAGATTGACCATCGCAAAATGAGCGAAAATGATTTATTCGCTTTATTTTATGAGCAAGTAACAGGTGAATCAATCACGAAGGAAGAAAGCAAGGTATTTGCTGATAATTTAGAAGAACTCATGCTGGTTGAGCGGGAGGTGAAGCTATGA
- a CDS encoding recombinase family protein, protein MTKQVYGYIRVSSRDQNVQRQMLSFLDLGIEIQNIFIDKQSGKDFERKQYKRLLRKLRKGDLFIVKSIDRLGRNYEEILIQWRYITKNKKVDIRVIDMPLLDTTISKDLLGTFISDLVLQLLSFVAENEREMIRARQAEGILAAKKRGVRFGRPEKEIPSNFPTICQSWKNALITLPEALDLLDMSRSTFYRKAKKYANCAQ, encoded by the coding sequence ATGACGAAGCAGGTATATGGATATATTAGAGTATCAAGTAGAGATCAAAATGTGCAGCGACAAATGCTTTCCTTTTTGGATTTGGGAATTGAAATACAAAATATTTTTATTGACAAACAAAGTGGAAAAGATTTTGAGAGAAAGCAGTATAAAAGACTTTTACGTAAACTGCGAAAGGGAGATTTATTTATTGTTAAAAGTATAGATAGACTGGGGCGAAATTATGAAGAAATTTTGATTCAATGGAGATATATTACAAAAAATAAAAAGGTGGATATACGAGTAATTGATATGCCATTGCTGGATACGACAATTTCAAAAGACTTATTAGGAACGTTTATTTCGGATTTGGTTTTACAATTACTATCCTTTGTCGCTGAGAATGAGCGAGAAATGATTCGGGCGCGGCAAGCGGAAGGGATTTTAGCAGCGAAAAAGCGGGGAGTTCGATTTGGCAGGCCAGAAAAAGAAATTCCAAGTAATTTCCCGACGATTTGTCAATCTTGGAAAAATGCGCTGATAACGCTTCCAGAAGCACTTGATTTATTAGACATGTCACGTAGTACTTTTTATCGTAAAGCAAAAAAATATGCAAATTGTGCTCAATAA
- a CDS encoding phenylacetate--CoA ligase family protein — MYCNIGIETMSRAAMRQLQKERLQKIVKWAHEKSSFYRAQWKNINVEDIQSLDDIKKLPFTTKDDLIANAPFGMLAMPMSEIVRLHMIGEGKKTIARAYTAGDLERATEMTTRALVAGGVDISSIIQICSGHLTADVLGLQHAAEVLGATVVSVPTGKLEEQLDVINKLHVSTLISDPQHILQLVVAAQALDYDLQSMSVKTIFLSHNGIKSNMAAHIASRIGGRVFNLYSIPELFTPGIACACNAKKGYHIQEDYFYPEVVSLADGQVIRDGRMGELVLTSLISEAMPIIRYRTGVLVTLDHEKCSCGRTLARIHVP; from the coding sequence ATGTATTGCAATATAGGAATAGAAACGATGTCACGTGCTGCAATGCGTCAGTTGCAAAAGGAGAGATTGCAAAAGATAGTGAAGTGGGCACATGAAAAAAGTTCTTTCTATCGTGCTCAATGGAAAAATATAAATGTGGAAGATATTCAATCTTTAGATGATATAAAAAAACTTCCCTTTACAACAAAGGACGATTTAATTGCCAATGCACCATTTGGAATGCTTGCTATGCCAATGAGTGAAATTGTTCGGTTGCATATGATCGGTGAAGGTAAAAAAACAATTGCTAGGGCATATACTGCTGGAGATCTTGAGAGAGCCACGGAGATGACTACACGGGCATTGGTTGCTGGTGGTGTAGATATATCTTCGATAATTCAGATTTGTAGCGGACATTTAACAGCTGATGTGTTAGGATTACAGCATGCTGCTGAGGTATTGGGTGCAACGGTGGTATCAGTCCCTACAGGAAAATTAGAAGAACAATTGGATGTTATTAATAAATTACATGTGTCGACATTAATTAGTGATCCACAACACATTTTACAATTGGTGGTCGCTGCGCAAGCGCTTGACTATGATTTGCAGTCGATGTCGGTTAAAACAATTTTTTTAAGTCATAATGGGATCAAGAGTAATATGGCAGCTCATATCGCCAGTCGCATCGGCGGAAGAGTATTTAACTTATATTCAATACCGGAGCTTTTTACTCCTGGAATCGCTTGTGCGTGTAACGCTAAGAAGGGATATCATATTCAGGAAGATTATTTTTATCCAGAAGTTGTGAGTTTAGCTGATGGGCAAGTGATTCGAGATGGAAGAATGGGAGAACTTGTATTAACCTCCCTTATTTCAGAAGCGATGCCAATCATTCGGTATCGTACAGGTGTTTTAGTTACTTTAGACCATGAGAAATGCTCTTGCGGAAGAACATTAGCAAGAATACATGTTCCATAA
- a CDS encoding polysaccharide deacetylase family protein, whose amino-acid sequence MKRKWQYFFSITAFIILVGAKIGQSIAVEEVHIVRHIDTNDKVVALTFDDGPNVKTTPKVLEVLKEKNVKATFFILGENAVEHPEIVKQAASEGHEIASHSYTHRHLSKMSPKDCADELAKAESIISQCASKPRYFRPPGGLFNDNVLEEAKRHGYTTILWSVDPHDWQSPSVSEMIKRVEDNVKPGGIVLMHDGQPNLPTPKALGTIIDDLRAQGYSFVTIDELLRHEEVKTTGFFNG is encoded by the coding sequence GTGAAACGAAAGTGGCAGTATTTTTTTTCAATAACAGCTTTTATTATTTTGGTCGGAGCGAAAATAGGGCAAAGTATCGCTGTAGAAGAAGTACATATTGTAAGGCATATTGATACGAATGATAAAGTTGTAGCACTCACATTTGATGATGGACCCAATGTTAAAACAACTCCAAAAGTTTTGGAAGTTTTAAAAGAAAAAAATGTAAAAGCTACGTTTTTTATTTTGGGTGAAAATGCAGTAGAGCATCCTGAGATTGTAAAACAAGCAGCGAGTGAAGGCCATGAAATTGCCAGCCATTCTTATACGCATCGCCATTTATCTAAAATGAGCCCTAAAGATTGCGCTGATGAGCTTGCAAAAGCAGAATCTATTATTAGTCAATGTGCTTCAAAACCTAGATATTTTAGACCACCGGGAGGATTATTCAATGATAATGTCCTTGAGGAAGCAAAACGGCATGGGTATACCACGATTCTTTGGTCGGTAGATCCTCATGACTGGCAATCGCCAAGTGTGTCGGAAATGATTAAACGCGTGGAGGATAATGTTAAACCAGGCGGGATTGTCTTGATGCATGATGGGCAGCCTAACTTGCCAACACCCAAAGCGTTAGGAACAATTATTGACGATTTAAGGGCGCAAGGATATTCCTTTGTGACCATAGATGAATTGCTCAGACATGAAGAAGTGAAAACAACGGGATTTTTTAATGGGTAA
- a CDS encoding D-alanyl-D-alanine carboxypeptidase family protein, translating to MHFWIKLFLILTLLLPIPTEVIAKPVQLEINAAGAILIDAKTGQVLYEKNSNKQLAPASTTKIMTAILAIESDRLDEKTTISKNAASVQGSTMHLQEGELISLRELVTGLMMRSGNDAAVAIAEFLSGSVDKFVVEMNKKAREIGAIHTKFQNPHGLPTKDHYSTAYDLAWIARYAMNNPTFAEVVSTRNTSIDWEDSAGNEHEQNLKNTNKLLWMLDEADGVKTGTTNEAGPCLVSSATKDDQRLIAVTLNDKNRWEDSQELLNWGFETFDLYEYPIEEELSNEINRIAVEYGIDTTVKLQTSEEPFVVIPKGKSDNLIAKTNVPKKINAPVYQGQKIGEVHFIMNDKTLRTIDLVAANNVEEKTLANFLLNYLTTIFKLFSSWGIV from the coding sequence ATGCACTTTTGGATAAAATTATTCTTGATCTTAACTTTATTACTTCCTATTCCAACTGAAGTAATCGCCAAGCCTGTCCAACTTGAAATTAACGCAGCCGGCGCTATATTAATTGACGCGAAAACAGGGCAGGTATTATATGAAAAAAATTCAAACAAGCAGCTTGCTCCCGCCAGCACAACAAAAATTATGACTGCTATCCTCGCAATTGAAAGCGATAGGTTAGACGAAAAAACGACAATTAGTAAAAATGCCGCATCCGTACAAGGCTCAACTATGCATTTACAAGAGGGAGAGTTAATCAGTTTGCGGGAATTAGTGACAGGTCTCATGATGCGCTCGGGGAATGATGCTGCTGTTGCCATTGCCGAATTTCTTTCCGGTTCCGTAGATAAATTCGTCGTCGAAATGAATAAAAAAGCACGGGAAATAGGTGCTATTCATACGAAATTTCAAAATCCGCATGGTCTGCCAACGAAAGATCATTACTCCACGGCCTATGATTTAGCTTGGATAGCTCGTTATGCGATGAATAACCCAACTTTTGCGGAAGTCGTAAGTACGCGCAACACAAGTATTGATTGGGAGGACAGTGCTGGTAATGAGCATGAGCAAAATCTTAAAAACACCAACAAGTTATTATGGATGCTAGATGAAGCGGATGGGGTTAAAACCGGTACAACAAATGAAGCCGGACCTTGTTTGGTTTCCAGTGCAACAAAAGACGACCAGCGATTAATTGCAGTAACATTAAATGACAAAAACCGTTGGGAAGATTCACAGGAACTTTTAAATTGGGGCTTTGAGACTTTTGATTTATATGAATATCCAATCGAAGAAGAATTATCGAATGAAATAAATCGCATAGCCGTAGAATATGGAATTGATACAACGGTAAAGTTGCAAACTAGCGAAGAACCTTTTGTCGTAATTCCTAAAGGTAAAAGTGACAACCTCATTGCAAAAACCAACGTGCCGAAAAAAATAAATGCCCCTGTTTATCAGGGACAAAAAATCGGCGAAGTACATTTTATCATGAATGATAAAACACTTCGCACGATTGATTTAGTTGCAGCCAACAACGTAGAAGAAAAAACATTGGCAAATTTTCTTCTCAATTATCTCACAACAATTTTTAAATTGTTTTCCAGTTGGGGAATCGTCTAA
- a CDS encoding CheR family methyltransferase produces the protein MADERDWELFKEKFKAKSQIDLNQYKANQMQRRITNLMTRNNAKTYMEFFKLIENDSKRFSDFVEYLTINVSEFFRTPEKFSELEAKVIPELLKKNSKLNIWSAGCSIGAEPYSLAMILNDLTPHTRHRILATDLDIEILEKAKKGVYTTNEVKNISQSREKGHFKLENDKYIVSEDIKSRIEFKRHNLLLDKFETGFDLILCRNVVIYFTEEAKDKLYRRFFEALKPGGVLFVGGTEAILNFRDMGYVSYLPFFYRKPF, from the coding sequence ATGGCTGATGAAAGAGACTGGGAATTATTTAAAGAAAAATTCAAGGCAAAATCCCAAATAGATTTAAACCAATATAAAGCAAATCAAATGCAGCGTAGAATTACAAATCTTATGACACGAAATAATGCGAAAACTTATATGGAATTTTTTAAACTGATTGAAAATGATTCCAAACGATTTAGTGATTTTGTAGAATACTTAACAATTAACGTGAGCGAGTTTTTCCGTACACCGGAAAAATTCTCGGAATTAGAGGCAAAAGTAATTCCGGAATTGTTAAAGAAAAACTCAAAACTAAACATATGGAGTGCCGGGTGCTCCATTGGAGCGGAACCTTATTCTTTAGCAATGATACTAAATGATTTAACCCCTCATACGCGTCATCGTATTTTGGCTACTGATTTAGATATTGAAATTTTGGAAAAAGCAAAAAAAGGTGTTTATACGACAAATGAAGTGAAAAATATTTCTCAGTCGAGAGAAAAAGGGCACTTTAAGCTGGAAAATGATAAATATATTGTTTCAGAAGATATTAAATCGCGTATTGAATTTAAAAGACATAATTTACTATTAGATAAATTTGAAACAGGTTTTGATTTGATTTTATGTCGCAATGTTGTTATTTATTTTACAGAAGAGGCAAAAGATAAATTGTATCGACGCTTCTTTGAGGCGCTTAAACCAGGCGGCGTATTATTCGTTGGTGGTACAGAAGCGATTCTAAATTTCCGCGATATGGGTTACGTTAGTTATCTACCGTTTTTCTATCGCAAACCCTTTTAG
- a CDS encoding helix-turn-helix domain-containing protein, with protein sequence MHRLRELREARNLSQADIAKALNISRQSYNFYENDKRDPDTQTLKALADFFNVTIDYLLGRDEFERVKNKKNPLDRKEKLLYKIISADPDTIAEVEQYLDYLETKKKIK encoded by the coding sequence TTGCATCGACTAAGAGAATTACGTGAGGCGAGGAATTTGAGCCAGGCTGATATTGCAAAAGCTTTAAATATTAGCCGACAGTCATATAATTTTTATGAGAATGATAAAAGAGATCCAGATACACAAACATTAAAAGCTTTAGCAGATTTTTTTAATGTAACAATAGATTATTTACTAGGACGCGATGAGTTTGAGCGCGTAAAAAATAAGAAAAATCCTTTAGATAGAAAGGAAAAGCTTTTGTATAAAATTATTTCTGCGGATCCGGATACGATTGCTGAAGTGGAACAGTATTTAGATTATCTTGAAACAAAAAAGAAGATCAAGTAG
- the nadC gene encoding carboxylating nicotinate-nucleotide diphosphorylase, translated as MEFSQIQVKHQIEEWLLEDIGGGDITTNNIVPKGAKTKAIIHAKQEGILAGVDIAKLVFQSLSDSISFHACVEDGTKLTKGTIIAEIEGDARAILTGERLALNLLQRMSGVATKTAQFAVLIAGTKARIVDTRKTTPGLRMLEKYAVTVGGGANHRLGLYDAVMIKDNHIKVAGGIKEAIERVRAKIGHTVKVEVEVESMQQLEAALKAKADIIMLDNMSLMQMKEAVERIDGAAIVEASGGITESTIADIAKTGVDIISSGALTHSVKALDISLDIGAIK; from the coding sequence ATGGAGTTTTCTCAAATACAAGTAAAGCATCAAATTGAAGAGTGGCTCTTAGAGGATATTGGTGGTGGAGATATTACAACCAATAATATCGTACCCAAAGGAGCAAAAACGAAAGCAATTATTCATGCAAAGCAAGAGGGGATTTTAGCCGGAGTCGATATAGCAAAACTTGTTTTTCAATCGTTATCAGATTCGATTTCTTTTCATGCTTGCGTTGAAGATGGAACAAAATTAACAAAAGGGACAATTATTGCCGAGATTGAAGGAGACGCGCGGGCGATTCTAACAGGCGAACGATTAGCGCTAAATCTTTTACAACGTATGAGCGGTGTAGCAACGAAAACAGCGCAGTTTGCTGTTTTGATCGCAGGTACAAAAGCGCGAATTGTTGATACTCGCAAAACTACGCCAGGACTTCGGATGTTGGAAAAGTATGCAGTTACCGTCGGTGGTGGAGCAAATCATCGATTAGGGTTGTATGATGCGGTGATGATTAAAGATAATCATATTAAAGTTGCGGGCGGAATTAAAGAAGCCATTGAACGCGTGCGGGCAAAAATTGGACATACGGTAAAAGTTGAAGTTGAAGTTGAAAGTATGCAGCAGTTGGAAGCGGCATTAAAAGCAAAGGCTGATATTATTATGTTGGATAATATGAGCTTAATGCAGATGAAAGAGGCTGTGGAAAGAATCGATGGGGCGGCAATTGTTGAAGCGTCGGGCGGTATTACAGAATCTACAATTGCTGATATAGCTAAAACAGGAGTAGATATTATCTCTTCTGGGGCGCTTACTCATTCGGTGAAAGCACTAGATATCAGCTTGGATATTGGTGCGATAAAGTAA
- the nadB gene encoding L-aspartate oxidase: protein MERRYALNFNTKELRQMRTDCLVIGSGVAGLMAAWNAAHAGLSVVIAVKDTLLDSNTNKAQGGIAVALGADDSLDLHLADTLVAGAGLCDEETVKIVVKEGRKEVKELMNLGAVFDYDENGICLGREGCHCRNRVIHAKGDATGAEVVRALLAAVKALPNIKLLEHHFVVDLLVEDNICEGALILHKHKDLEVIRANSVILASGGLGQLYCHTTNPDGATGSGVAIAYRAGAEVMDMEFVQFHPTSLAAPNIPNFLISEAVRGAGGVLRNAKGERFMPRYHELADLAPRDVVARAIFNEMQADESDYVYLDVSGIENIDRHFPTITATCLDYGINVMKDFIPVAPAAHYMMGGVKVDRWGESSIERLYCSGEVSCTGLHGANRLASNSLLEGLAYGKRIIDRILAKGNVEIKHSEWEYNELRKAAELTDIQAKLQELKQVMTNYIGLIRCQDGLMQAEAFFNAKREFWFNRETADIEQIEYLNMLMTSALICSAANMRTESRGGHYRSDYPERLGLWRKHIIQRK, encoded by the coding sequence ATGGAGCGTCGATATGCGTTAAATTTTAATACGAAAGAGCTTAGACAGATGCGAACGGATTGCCTTGTAATTGGCAGCGGGGTGGCTGGATTAATGGCTGCTTGGAATGCTGCTCACGCAGGGCTTTCTGTCGTTATCGCTGTAAAGGATACGCTGCTTGACAGCAATACAAACAAAGCGCAAGGTGGGATTGCTGTAGCTTTAGGTGCAGATGATTCATTGGATTTACACCTTGCAGATACTTTGGTTGCAGGTGCAGGTCTGTGTGATGAAGAAACAGTTAAAATTGTAGTGAAAGAGGGACGCAAGGAAGTCAAGGAATTGATGAATTTAGGCGCCGTTTTTGACTACGATGAAAATGGGATATGTTTGGGGCGTGAGGGTTGTCACTGTCGAAATCGTGTAATTCATGCCAAAGGGGATGCAACGGGAGCTGAAGTAGTTCGTGCATTACTCGCAGCGGTAAAAGCGCTACCAAATATAAAATTGTTGGAACATCATTTTGTTGTAGATTTATTAGTGGAAGACAATATTTGCGAAGGTGCACTTATTTTACATAAACATAAAGATTTAGAAGTTATTCGGGCAAACTCTGTGATTTTAGCGAGCGGGGGGTTAGGACAACTGTATTGCCATACAACGAATCCCGATGGTGCGACAGGTAGTGGTGTTGCGATAGCATATCGTGCTGGTGCAGAGGTAATGGATATGGAATTTGTTCAATTCCATCCAACTTCACTTGCTGCTCCGAATATACCAAATTTTTTAATTTCCGAAGCGGTACGTGGTGCTGGTGGTGTGCTTAGAAATGCGAAGGGCGAACGCTTTATGCCACGTTATCATGAATTAGCTGATTTGGCACCACGTGATGTTGTTGCAAGGGCTATTTTTAATGAGATGCAAGCAGATGAATCAGATTACGTGTACCTTGATGTCAGTGGTATTGAAAATATTGATCGGCATTTTCCAACGATTACAGCAACATGCCTTGATTATGGTATAAATGTTATGAAAGATTTTATACCCGTTGCTCCAGCGGCACATTATATGATGGGTGGAGTGAAAGTTGATCGTTGGGGAGAAAGTTCAATTGAGCGATTATACTGTTCTGGTGAAGTTTCCTGTACAGGGCTTCATGGGGCAAATCGTTTGGCAAGCAATTCATTATTAGAAGGCTTGGCATATGGGAAAAGAATTATTGATCGGATACTTGCTAAAGGAAATGTTGAGATAAAGCATAGCGAGTGGGAATATAATGAGCTGAGAAAAGCGGCTGAATTAACGGATATTCAAGCGAAGCTGCAAGAGTTAAAACAAGTGATGACGAATTACATCGGATTAATTCGCTGTCAGGATGGGTTAATGCAAGCGGAAGCATTCTTCAATGCAAAACGCGAATTCTGGTTTAATCGTGAGACTGCGGATATAGAGCAAATTGAATACTTAAATATGTTAATGACGAGTGCTTTGATTTGCTCTGCCGCGAATATGCGTACGGAGAGTCGTGGCGGACATTATCGTAGTGATTATCCAGAACGTTTAGGGTTATGGCGCAAGCATATTATTCAGCGCAAATAG
- the nadA gene encoding quinolinate synthase NadA, whose translation MSDLIADIMKLKKERNAVILAHLYQPGEIQEIADFVGDSLDLSRKAANTNADVIVFCGVHFMAETANILSPDKIVLLPAADAGCRMAEMISGAALAKKKAEMPNAVVVAYVNTTAEVKSLSDICCTSANAIKIVNSIPKDKDILFVPDKNLGAYVSEKTNRKMEFWPGFCPVHHGLFVEEVEDMREEHPNAKVLAHPECPADVLAKADYIGSTTEIINYAKASAHDEFIIATECGVFHQLEKDNPKKKFYLASDSMVCPNMKKISLEKIKKSLETLEPRVIVPAEMREKAVGSLTKMLEVCR comes from the coding sequence ATGAGCGATTTAATTGCAGATATAATGAAGTTAAAAAAAGAACGAAATGCGGTAATTTTAGCGCATTTGTATCAACCCGGAGAAATTCAAGAAATTGCTGATTTTGTTGGTGACTCTTTGGATTTATCACGTAAAGCGGCAAATACAAATGCGGACGTAATCGTGTTTTGTGGTGTGCATTTCATGGCAGAGACTGCAAATATTTTATCACCGGATAAAATTGTATTATTACCAGCAGCAGATGCTGGTTGTCGTATGGCAGAAATGATTTCAGGCGCTGCATTGGCGAAAAAGAAAGCTGAAATGCCGAATGCTGTAGTTGTAGCTTATGTAAATACGACTGCGGAAGTAAAATCATTAAGTGATATTTGTTGTACATCAGCAAATGCAATTAAAATAGTAAATTCTATTCCAAAAGATAAGGACATTTTGTTTGTCCCGGATAAAAATCTTGGTGCATACGTAAGTGAAAAAACAAATAGAAAAATGGAGTTTTGGCCTGGTTTTTGTCCTGTTCACCATGGATTATTTGTGGAAGAAGTGGAAGATATGCGCGAGGAGCATCCAAATGCAAAAGTCCTTGCCCATCCTGAATGTCCTGCGGATGTTCTTGCGAAAGCTGATTATATTGGAAGCACAACGGAAATTATCAATTATGCAAAAGCAAGTGCTCATGATGAATTTATCATTGCTACGGAATGTGGTGTTTTTCATCAGCTAGAAAAGGACAATCCAAAGAAGAAGTTTTACTTAGCAAGTGATTCTATGGTTTGTCCAAATATGAAAAAAATCAGTTTGGAAAAGATAAAGAAATCATTAGAAACATTAGAGCCGCGGGTAATTGTTCCGGCTGAAATGAGAGAAAAAGCTGTCGGAAGTTTGACTAAGATGCTAGAGGTTTGTCGTTAG
- a CDS encoding flavodoxin yields MKKVAVIYWSGSGNTEKMAKAMSKGVENSGNVGTLFHVSEFNIADMESFDRFAFGCPSMGCEVLEESEFEPLFTSIEELLKGKKVALFGSYGWGDGEWMRNWQDRVISFGADLFEEGLIINEVPDSEDEKKCERFGFNFAIC; encoded by the coding sequence ATGAAAAAGGTTGCAGTAATTTATTGGAGTGGATCTGGAAATACAGAAAAAATGGCGAAAGCGATGAGTAAAGGAGTTGAAAATAGCGGCAATGTTGGCACTCTTTTTCATGTCAGTGAATTTAATATAGCTGATATGGAAAGTTTTGATCGATTTGCTTTTGGATGTCCGTCTATGGGATGTGAAGTTTTGGAAGAAAGTGAATTTGAACCTCTTTTTACAAGTATTGAAGAACTGTTAAAGGGGAAAAAAGTCGCGTTATTTGGGTCTTATGGCTGGGGTGATGGAGAATGGATGAGGAACTGGCAGGATCGTGTAATATCGTTCGGTGCGGATTTATTTGAAGAAGGTCTTATCATTAATGAAGTGCCCGATTCGGAAGATGAGAAAAAATGTGAGCGATTTGGATTTAACTTTGCAATTTGTTAA
- a CDS encoding DUF3793 family protein, producing MCEKFEKMLAFYGAPTLAGIKDGTVISLQKKNFSEWKSLMEEYNQCLNCKGIEITTLVETERYILLFIYQEKDLAKTLKEDRIALFLQRLGYDIEDSLKDKIEHLKLRMRIKKDFPHEIGLFLGFPYDDVVGFLKYNGKNFKMNGYWKVYTNVYNAEQIFHKYTRCSEIFCRRLQKGESLLNLLKVG from the coding sequence TTGTGTGAGAAATTTGAAAAAATGTTAGCATTCTATGGTGCCCCGACATTAGCAGGGATAAAAGACGGCACCGTAATTTCTTTACAGAAAAAGAATTTTTCTGAGTGGAAATCTTTAATGGAAGAATATAATCAATGTTTAAATTGCAAAGGAATAGAGATTACGACGTTAGTAGAAACTGAGCGTTATATCCTCTTATTTATTTATCAAGAAAAAGATTTAGCAAAAACTTTGAAGGAAGATAGAATCGCATTATTCTTACAAAGACTAGGCTATGATATTGAAGATTCTCTAAAAGATAAAATTGAACATTTGAAGTTAAGAATGCGAATAAAAAAAGATTTTCCGCATGAAATTGGTTTGTTTTTAGGATTCCCTTATGATGATGTTGTTGGATTTTTAAAGTATAATGGGAAAAATTTCAAGATGAATGGATATTGGAAAGTTTATACCAATGTATATAATGCGGAACAAATTTTTCATAAATATACACGCTGTAGTGAGATTTTTTGCAGAAGATTACAAAAAGGTGAAAGTTTGTTGAATTTATTAAAAGTAGGATAG